AGGCGCCTGCCGCGCTGACCCAATGGATGTTGCCCTTGACCTTGTAGTTGTTCGCGCCTTCGGTGCCCGATTTGCTGTCCGGGAAGTAGTTGCAATGGACCGCGACGATGTTGCCGTTCTCGTCCTTGTCCGCGCCGACGCATTCGATCACGTAGCCGTAACGCAGGCGCACCTTGTTGCCCGGGAACAGGCGGAAGTAGCCCTTCGGCGGCGTTTCGTTGTAGTCGTCGCGTTCGATCCACAGCTCGCGCGAAATTGGAAACTCGCGCACGCCCATTTCCGGATGGTGCGGATGGACCGGCGCATTGCACGGCTCGCTCACGCCTTCGGGAAAGTTGTCGATGATCAGCTTGACCGGATCGAGCACGGCAGCCGTGCGCGGCGCCTTGTCGTCCAGATCGTCGCGCAGCGCGCCTTCGAACACGCTCATGTCGATCCACGAATCGACCTTGGTCACGCCGATGCGTTCGCAGAACAACTGGATCGCTTCCGGCGTGAAGCCGCGCCGGCGCACGCCGACGATGGTCGGCATACGCGGATCGTCCCAGCCGTCCACATGGCCTTCCGTCACGAGTTGCAGCAGCTTGCGCTTGCTGGTGATCGCATAGGTCAGGTTCAGGCGCGAGAATTCGATTTGCTGCGGCAGCGGGCGCGTGAAAATGCCGGCCTCGGCGAGCTCGTTCAGAATCCAGTCGTACAGCGGACGATGGTCCTCGAACTCCAGCGTGCACAGCGAATGCGTGATGTTTTCCAGCGCGTCCGAGATGCAATGCGTGTAGTCGTACATCGGGTACACGCACCACTTGTCGCCGGTACGGTAGTGATGGGCGAAGCGAATGCGGTAGATCACCGGGTCGCGCATATTGAAGTTCGGCGACGACATGTCGATCTTCGCGCGCAGCACGTGCTCGCCTTCCTGGAACTCGCCGGCCTTCATGCGGCGGAACAGGTCGAGGTTCTCCTGCACCGACCGCTCGCGGAAGCGCGACGGCGTGCCGACTTCCGTAGCCGAGCCGCGGTTCGCGCGCATTTCTTCGGCCGACTGGCTGTCCACGTAGGCCTTGCCGCGTTCGATCAGCAGTTCGGCGAACTCGTACAGCTTGTCGTAGTAGTCGCTCGCGTAGTAAAGCTCTGACTTGCCGCCTTTTTCCCACTCGAAGCCGAGCCAGCGCACGGCGTCGATGATCGAGTCGACGTATTCGACGCTTTCCTTTTCCGGATTGGTGTCGTCAAAGCGCAGATGGCACACGCCGCCGTAGCTGCGCGCCACGCCGAAGTTCAGGCAGATGCTCTTGGCGTGACCGATATGCAGATAGCCGTTCGGCTCGGGCGGGAAGCGCGTTTCGACGCGCTGGCCCCACTTGCCGGTACGGTTGTCGTCGTCAATGATGTTGCGGATGAAATTGGATGCCGCTGGCGCGTCGTTGCGTTCGGTATTCATGCGAGAAGGTGAAAGTCTGTCGGGGGCGCGCAATGCGCCCTCTTATCCGACAATTCTACCTGACGCGTCCCGTCGCGGCAGGCGAGTGCGGCGTGCAGCCAACGTTTGAGCGGTTTCGGCGCCGATGCAGGGGCGAGGGCGGTGCTGTAACAGGAGGTAAAACGTTTTGTTGGCGCACCCGCCGTCGACTTAGGATGCGGGCGGCGCGGGTTCGTCCGCGAAGGCTGCGTGGTAATTTTGCGTGGAGTTTGCGGCGCCGCAATGAACCGTATGCACCCGCGTTCAGGCCGTGTCGCGCGGCGCCAGGCCGCTTATCGCGGAACATGAGCCCGCTGCGAGCGCG
The nucleotide sequence above comes from Paraburkholderia sp. FT54. Encoded proteins:
- a CDS encoding glutamine--tRNA ligase/YqeY domain fusion protein; the encoded protein is MNTERNDAPAASNFIRNIIDDDNRTGKWGQRVETRFPPEPNGYLHIGHAKSICLNFGVARSYGGVCHLRFDDTNPEKESVEYVDSIIDAVRWLGFEWEKGGKSELYYASDYYDKLYEFAELLIERGKAYVDSQSAEEMRANRGSATEVGTPSRFRERSVQENLDLFRRMKAGEFQEGEHVLRAKIDMSSPNFNMRDPVIYRIRFAHHYRTGDKWCVYPMYDYTHCISDALENITHSLCTLEFEDHRPLYDWILNELAEAGIFTRPLPQQIEFSRLNLTYAITSKRKLLQLVTEGHVDGWDDPRMPTIVGVRRRGFTPEAIQLFCERIGVTKVDSWIDMSVFEGALRDDLDDKAPRTAAVLDPVKLIIDNFPEGVSEPCNAPVHPHHPEMGVREFPISRELWIERDDYNETPPKGYFRLFPGNKVRLRYGYVIECVGADKDENGNIVAVHCNYFPDSKSGTEGANNYKVKGNIHWVSAAGACPAEVRIYDRLFKEPQPDAGGRDFLEALNPDSKRVVNAYLEPGAREALPEQRYQFERHGYFVADRVDSKPGKPVFNRIVSLRDSWGKPA